The segment GGGCGTCGGCCATGCGGACCAGGGGCTGAGGCGACTTGGGCTGCAGCAGGGCCTGCTTGCTGAAGGTGTTGATGGCCTGGTTGTAATCGCCCGACTCCATCTGGGCGCGACCCAGCGCGTCCAGGATGTCGCCATTGCCGGGGATGGCGGCGTTGGCCGATTGGGCCGCGTCGATGGCCGCCTTCACATCCTTGTTGGCCAGCAGATGGGCCACCAGCAGCAGCCGGGGGCCAGGCTCGGCGGGATTGAGCTTGATGGCCTGGTCCAGCAGCTGGCGCACCTGCTCCTTGGGGGCGCCGGTCTGGGCGCGCAGCTCGGCCACGGCAAGCATGGCGCGCAGATTGCTGGGGTCGGCTTCGAGCAGGCGCTCATAGCGCTTCAGGGCCGCGGGCAGTTCGCCGCGCTGCAGCTCCAGGCTGGCCAGGGCCGCCGCCGCCGGGAAGTACTTGGGGTCGCGCTCCAGCGCCCGCTCGAAACTCTTGCGCGCGGCGGCCTCGTCCTTGCGCAGCAGCTGGATGCGGCCGCGCATCTCCTCGGGCAGGGGCTTGTCGGGGATTTTCTTCTCGAGTGCGTCCACCGAGCTCAGGGCCTGATCGAATTGCTGACGGGCCAGCTGGGCGCTGATCAGGGCGACATCGGCCGAGGTGTCCTTGTCGGCGCTGGCGATATTGCGCAACTCGTCCAGGGCTTCGGCCGTCTCGCCCTTGGACAGGCGGCTCAGCGCCAGGGCCGTGCGCACCTTGGTGTCGCTGGGGTCGACGCGCGAAGCCTCCTTGAACAGCGCTTCCGAGGCCTTGCCGTCCCCGTTTTGCAGATGGGCTTGGGCGGCGAGGGAGAGCATGCCAGCGTCGGGCTTGCCGCCCTCCAGAATGGGCTTCAGCGTGGCCAGCGCCTTCTGGGGCTGGCCGGTGCGCAGCTGCACCTGTGCCAGCTGACGCCGGCCTTCAATGAGGTCCGGGCCCAGCTGCAAGGCCTTGGTCAGATAGGTCTCGGCCTGCAGCAGTGAGCCGTTCTGGGCCTCGATGGCCCCCGCCAGCTGCAGCACCCGCGGGGTTTCGCCACCGCGGCTGAGCAGCTGCAGCACGGTTTCCTTGGCGCTCTTGAGGTCGCCCTCCTGGTAGGCCAGCTGGGCCTGTAGAAAACGGGTCTGCGGATTGCCGGGGTGGCTCTTCTTGAGCTGCTCCACCTGCTCGCGGGCGGCCTTGTAGTCCTTCTGCAGCATGGCGATGGAGAACAGGGCCGAGCGCGCCAGCAGATGGTTGCTCTGGGCCGCCAGAGCCTGCTGATAGCCCTGAGTGGCGCCGGGAATGTCGCGCAGGGTCAGCAGCTTGATGTCGGCCTTGAGCATCAGGGCCTCGATATTCCTGGGCTCGCGGCTCAGGACCTGCTCGATGGTGTCCAGGCTGGCTTGCGGGCTCTCGGGGCTGTTCATGCGCGCCTGCACCAGCAGGGCGGCCGAATGCTGGGGGTAGTCCTTGAGCACCGCCTGCAGCAGGGCCTGGGCCTTGTCCTTGTTGCCTTCGCGGGCCTGGGCGCGCGCCAGGGTGCTGCGCAGCGCGGCCATGGCTTCGGGCTGATCCAGGGACTTGTCGCCATAGATCTCGATCACGCGGCCGGGCGGCAGCACTTCGAGGCTGGCCCTTGCCTGCAGGGGAATCAGTTCGGCGGCCGGGTACTTGAGATCCTGGGCCTTTTGCAGCTCGATGATGGCGCCGGCGTACTCGCCCTTGCCGTAGAGCGCACGGCCCATCAGGAAGCGGGCTTCGGCCGAGGAGGGGTTCTTCTGCAGGGCGTTCTTGTATTCGATCAGGGCCGCGCTGAGGTCACCTTTGTCCGACAGGGCCTTGCCGGAAGCGATCAGATCCTGCTCGCTCTTGCTCCAGCAGCCTGCCAGCAGGGTCGCGCACAGCAGCAGGCTCACGGGGGCCCGGGAAATGTCTCTCATCGAATCGCTCCGCTCAACAGATGCCGGCCTGGGCCGGGTGGCGACTGCTCAGTGCCTCGGGGCGCTGGTCGCTTCAGGGAAGAATCGGGCGATTGTGCCCAGATGTGCGGGCCCTGAATCCCCCTATCGTCTGCACTCCCCCCGCGAATGGTGGGGGGAGCGGGTCTGAGGATAGGTCAAGGCTCGGCAGGCGGGCTGACGGTAGCATTGCCTTACGGCATGGTGCACACAGGGTGGGAAATGGTGGAACAAGACAATACCGGGAACGTGACGGCCTCGGCTCAGCCGGTGTCTCGCGTGCATCGTCCTCGCAGCGTGCGCGAGGTGGTGGAGCTGGTGCGCCAGGCGCGTGCCGAGGGTCGCAAGCTCTATCCGGTCTCCACCGGCATGAACTGGGGCTATGGTTCCCGCTCGCCCGTGCGGGCCGGCTGCGAGCTGGTGGATCTGTCGGGCATGGCGCGCATACGCAACGAGCCGGGCACGGCCCCGCAGGCGGACGAACCCGCGCTGCGGCCCTTCTCGGCGGCCAATCCGGTGGCGGTGGTGGAGCCCGGCGTGAGCCAGGGGCAGCTTTACGCGGCCTTGCAGCGCCACAGCCCCACGCTGAGCTTCAATGTCACGGGCTCGGCCGAGGCCAGCAGCCTGCTGGGCAATGCCCTGGATCGTGGCGTTGGCTACCTCGGCCCGCGGCGCGAGGATGTGTTCGGCCTGGAGGTGGTGACGGGGCAGGGCGAGGTCTTGCGAACGGGTTTCCGGCGCCTGGGGGATGACTCGGTGCTGGCCCATACCCATCCCTATGGACTGGGACCCCTGGTGGACGGGCTGTTTTTCCAGGGCAATTTCGGCATTGTGACCAGCGCCTGCTTCCGCCTGGTGCCGCGTCCACCCTGCCGGGTGGCCATCTCACTGGCCCTGCGCCGCAGCGAGGATCTGGCTGCGCTGATTGACACCTTGGCCGCGCTCAAGCGCGAGGGCGTGATGAGCTCGGTCACCCATATCGGCAACAAGGCCCGCACCCAGGCCAGCCTGATGAGCGGCATCGCGGGCTATCTGGCCGGGCATTGTGGGCTCGGCGGTGCGGCCCTGGATGCCCAGGCGGCCGAGGTGCTGAGGCGGGTGGCGCCCTATGAATGGGCCAGCCTGGGTGGGGTGGCGGGCACACGGGCACAGGTGCGTGCCGCGCTGGCCGAGGTGCGGGCGCGCCTGGGGCGTCTGGCGCGCATCACGGTGGTGGATGATGCCAAGCTGGATCTGGGCTACCGGCTGCTGCACCCCCTGCGCTTCCTGCCCTTCGCCCGGGCCAACGCGGCGGCGATCGCGGCCATCCGGCCCCTGCATGGCCTGGCCTCGGGGGAGCCTACCGATGCGGCCATCGACAACCTCAGCTGGCGTTTTGGCGCGGCCGGGCGTCCCGCGGCGGAACTGGACCAGACGGACTGCGGGCTGATCTTCGTCAATCCGGCCCTGCCCATGGACGGCGCTTTTGCAGCGCGCGCCGTCGAGGCCATGCGGGTGGTGGCTGCCCGCTTTCAGCATGCGCTCTACCTGACGCTCAATATCGAGACGCCGACCTCCTTGGTGGCGGTGGCCAATCTGCTGTTCGACCGCCGCAGCGCCGAGGAAGTGGCGCGCGCCCAACGTTGCGCCCAGGCCCTGTACGAGTGCATCAGGGAACTGGGGCTGGAGGTCTACCGGGCGCGCGCCGACATGATGGAGACCGTGGTGCGGCCGGACGATCCCTTCTGGCAGCTGACCCGTTCGCTCAAGAGCAGTCTGGATCCGGACGATGTGATTGCCCCAGGACGTTACAACCTGCCGCTGCACCCTGGGTGATCTCACCTACTCAAGGGATTCCCTGGGGGCTCATTTTTGGGGTGGAATGCCGCCCATTGATGTTTGGTGGGCCGAGTACCGGTCCGGGCATTGAAATCGTGTGAAAGTCCGCAGCGCCGCCGGGTCCAGCCCTCAGTGTCGTCCGGGGTTTCGCCGATACGCTATGGCATCATCCAAGCGGCTTGAGCTTTGCGCATGTCTTGTGATCGGGGTATGGCACAGACGGCGATGGTGGTCTGCGTGCATCCAAACGAATTTGTTGGAATCAACAGAGGACGAGCTTTGAATACCAGTATTGCCTTCATTCCCCGCGGTCTGCGTCTGGCCGCCCTGTGTCTGGTGGCCGGCGTGCTGGCCGGCTGCGCCGGTCTGACCGGCAACAAGCTGCCGCCCGCGCCGGTGTCGGCTTCCAACCAGGACTACAGCTATATCGTGGGGCCTGGCGACAATCTGAACATCATCGTCTGGCGCAATCCCGAGCTGTCGACCTCGGTGCCGGTGCGCCCCGATGGCAAGATCTCCACCCCCTGGTCGATGAAATCGTGGCCCAGGGCAAGAATTCGGTGGAAATTGCCCGCGATATTGAAAAGCAGCTCGGCAAATATGTGCGCGACCCCGTGGTGACGGTGATCGTGACCGCTTTTGTCGGCCCTTACAGCGAACAGATTCGTGTGGTGGGTGAGGCGGCCAAGCCCCAGTTCCTGCCTTACAAGCAGAAGATGACGCTGCTGGACGTGATGATTGCCGTGGGCGGTCTGACCGATTTCGCGGCCGGCAACCAGGCCACCATCCTGCGCACGGCCGAGGGCAACAAGCAATATTCAGTGCGCCTGTCCGATCTGCTCAAGCGCGGCGATATCGCGGCCAATGTGGAAATGCGCCCCGGCGACATCCTGATCATTCCGCAGAGCTTCTTCTAACAGAACAAGAGCCGGGCGCCGTTGGCGGCGCCGCTGTCGCACCCCGTGCCGTCAGGTACGCCGGGTGCTGTGTTCCCAAGGTGGGCCCCGAGGCCTGCCGAGCCTGAGCGTATCCCGATGGATTCTCTGATAGCCCAGTTCCTCACCATTGCGCGCAGCATGTGGAAGTACCGCTGGCCCGCGGTCCTGGTGTCCTGGGTGGCCGGCGCCATCGGTGCGGCCGTGGTCTTCATGATGCCCGACCGCTACGAGGCCAGCGCCCGCATCTTCGTGGACACCCAGTCCATCCTGAAGCCGCTGATGGCTGGCCTGACCGTGCAGCCCAATGTGGAGCAGCAGGTGGTGATGCTCAGCCGCACCCTGATCAGCCGGCCCAATGTGGAGAAGCTGGTGCGCATGGCCGACCTGGATCTGAAGAGCCAGTCCAAGGCCCAGCAGGAAGCCCTGATCGATACGGTGACCAAGTCCCTGTCCATCCAGAGCACGGCCCGGGACAATCTCTACACCCTGGCCTACCGCGACAACGATCCCGAGACCGCCAAGCGTGTGGTCCAGTCTCTGGTATCCATCTTTGTGGAATCCAGCCTGGGGGCGAGCCGCAAGGACTCGGCCACGGCGGCCACCTTCATCAACGAGCAGATCAAGAACTACGAGGCCAAGCTGGAAGAGGCCGAGGGGCGGCTCAAGGAGTTCCGGCTGCGCAATATCCAGAACATGTCCGGCGACGGCAAGGATTCGGCCGGCCGCCTGAGCGAGTTGAGTACCCAGCTTGAGAAAGCGCGCCTGGAGTTGCGCGAGGCCGAGAATGCCCGCGACGCGGCCAAGAAGCAGATCGATGCCGAGCGCAGCCGCGGTGGCGACAGCACCACCCAGAGTCTGATGCAGGAGTCCTCGCTGAGCGTGTCCACGCCCGAGATCGACTCGCGCCTGGATGCCCAGCGTCGCAATCTCGATGCCCTGCTGCAGCGCTATACCGAGCAGCATCCCGACATCATCAGCGCTCGCAAGCTCATCAAGGATCTGGAGGAGCAAAAGCGCAAGGAAGTGGCCGAGCTGCGCAAGAACGCCATGGCGGCGCCCCTGGCCAATGGCGGCAATCCGGTGCAGCAGGAGCTGGCCCGCATGCTGGCCGCGGCCGAGGTGCAGGTGGCGGCGCTGAAGGCGCGGGTGGGGGAGTATTCCAGCCGCTACGCGCAGGCGCTGGCCGCCGTCAAGACCTCGCCACAGCTGGAGGCCGAGGCCGCCCAGCTCAACCGCGACTACGCGATTCACAAGAAGAACTACGAGGATCTGGTGGCCCGTCGCGAGTCGGCCACCATCTCCGGCGAACTGGATGTGGCCTCGGGTGTGGTGGACTTCCGCGTCATCGACCCGCCGCGGGCCTCGCCCAAGCCGGTGGCGCCCAACCGCCTGCTGCTGCTGGGCGGCGCGCTGGCGGCGGCCATCGTGACCGGCTTGTTCACCGCTTTCGCGGCCAGCCAGCTGCGTCCGGTGTTCCACGACAGCAACGAGCTGCGCACGCGCACCGAGCTGC is part of the Shinella sp. XGS7 genome and harbors:
- a CDS encoding FAD-binding oxidoreductase, with protein sequence MHRPRSVREVVELVRQARAEGRKLYPVSTGMNWGYGSRSPVRAGCELVDLSGMARIRNEPGTAPQADEPALRPFSAANPVAVVEPGVSQGQLYAALQRHSPTLSFNVTGSAEASSLLGNALDRGVGYLGPRREDVFGLEVVTGQGEVLRTGFRRLGDDSVLAHTHPYGLGPLVDGLFFQGNFGIVTSACFRLVPRPPCRVAISLALRRSEDLAALIDTLAALKREGVMSSVTHIGNKARTQASLMSGIAGYLAGHCGLGGAALDAQAAEVLRRVAPYEWASLGGVAGTRAQVRAALAEVRARLGRLARITVVDDAKLDLGYRLLHPLRFLPFARANAAAIAAIRPLHGLASGEPTDAAIDNLSWRFGAAGRPAAELDQTDCGLIFVNPALPMDGAFAARAVEAMRVVAARFQHALYLTLNIETPTSLVAVANLLFDRRSAEEVARAQRCAQALYECIRELGLEVYRARADMMETVVRPDDPFWQLTRSLKSSLDPDDVIAPGRYNLPLHPG
- the prsT gene encoding XrtA/PEP-CTERM system TPR-repeat protein PrsT, with product MRDISRAPVSLLLCATLLAGCWSKSEQDLIASGKALSDKGDLSAALIEYKNALQKNPSSAEARFLMGRALYGKGEYAGAIIELQKAQDLKYPAAELIPLQARASLEVLPPGRVIEIYGDKSLDQPEAMAALRSTLARAQAREGNKDKAQALLQAVLKDYPQHSAALLVQARMNSPESPQASLDTIEQVLSREPRNIEALMLKADIKLLTLRDIPGATQGYQQALAAQSNHLLARSALFSIAMLQKDYKAAREQVEQLKKSHPGNPQTRFLQAQLAYQEGDLKSAKETVLQLLSRGGETPRVLQLAGAIEAQNGSLLQAETYLTKALQLGPDLIEGRRQLAQVQLRTGQPQKALATLKPILEGGKPDAGMLSLAAQAHLQNGDGKASEALFKEASRVDPSDTKVRTALALSRLSKGETAEALDELRNIASADKDTSADVALISAQLARQQFDQALSSVDALEKKIPDKPLPEEMRGRIQLLRKDEAAARKSFERALERDPKYFPAAAALASLELQRGELPAALKRYERLLEADPSNLRAMLAVAELRAQTGAPKEQVRQLLDQAIKLNPAEPGPRLLLVAHLLANKDVKAAIDAAQSANAAIPGNGDILDALGRAQMESGDYNQAINTFSKQALLQPKSPQPLVRMADAQILNRQLEAAIQSLRKALEVSPDLLIAQKNLISLLRQTKKHSAALDLTRSYQQRHPKDPLGFAHEGDIQFELKRWDLAASAYREGIKRGGSDVLVTRLHTTLLRADKKAEADRFIETWLAEHPKNTTILTYLGDAAALGGNYAVAEARYKEVLALQPKDSLAMNNLANVLLRQGKPGAAKLAEQAAALSPSSPAVLDTWAVALAAENNLPKALEQARKAHEMAPDTPVFELTLARILIKSGDKTQARQHLEKLRNLGDAFGAEQEVQQLLKQL
- a CDS encoding XrtA system polysaccharide chain length determinant, with product MDSLIAQFLTIARSMWKYRWPAVLVSWVAGAIGAAVVFMMPDRYEASARIFVDTQSILKPLMAGLTVQPNVEQQVVMLSRTLISRPNVEKLVRMADLDLKSQSKAQQEALIDTVTKSLSIQSTARDNLYTLAYRDNDPETAKRVVQSLVSIFVESSLGASRKDSATAATFINEQIKNYEAKLEEAEGRLKEFRLRNIQNMSGDGKDSAGRLSELSTQLEKARLELREAENARDAAKKQIDAERSRGGDSTTQSLMQESSLSVSTPEIDSRLDAQRRNLDALLQRYTEQHPDIISARKLIKDLEEQKRKEVAELRKNAMAAPLANGGNPVQQELARMLAAAEVQVAALKARVGEYSSRYAQALAAVKTSPQLEAEAAQLNRDYAIHKKNYEDLVARRESATISGELDVASGVVDFRVIDPPRASPKPVAPNRLLLLGGALAAAIVTGLFTAFAASQLRPVFHDSNELRTRTELPILGVVSRLVTAADRRRERLDLLRFSAASGGLVGVYALGLVVMAILISRQAG
- a CDS encoding polysaccharide biosynthesis/export family protein produces the protein MRDPVVTVIVTAFVGPYSEQIRVVGEAAKPQFLPYKQKMTLLDVMIAVGGLTDFAAGNQATILRTAEGNKQYSVRLSDLLKRGDIAANVEMRPGDILIIPQSFF